From a single Salinirussus salinus genomic region:
- a CDS encoding biotin--[acetyl-CoA-carboxylase] ligase, protein MNETRRRVLDALAEGPVAGPALADRLGVSRAAVWKQVEALREAGFEVASTEEGYELRGVPEFGGAAVEYGLEAPFEVEYHDAVPSTNDRARELAAEGREDVVVLADAQTGGRGRLDREWASPSGGVWLSILVRPDVPPAHAPAFTLAAAVATARAAREAGADAVIKWPNDVLVAGDSGDDAPTGERKLAGILTEMEGEADRISWLVVGVGVNANVDPDDLPPGQPATSLRAEVGDVDRRLFTQRLLEEFHELRGDLAGVVDAWREHAGTLGRQVRVETPGGEVVGEAVDVRFPGALVVDTGEGREEVTAGDCEHLRPL, encoded by the coding sequence ATGAACGAGACGCGCCGGCGGGTGCTCGACGCGCTCGCCGAGGGGCCGGTCGCAGGGCCGGCGCTGGCCGACCGGCTGGGAGTCTCGCGAGCGGCGGTCTGGAAACAGGTCGAGGCGCTCCGCGAGGCGGGGTTCGAGGTCGCGAGCACCGAGGAAGGCTATGAACTCCGCGGCGTGCCCGAGTTCGGCGGTGCGGCCGTCGAGTACGGCCTCGAGGCTCCCTTCGAGGTGGAGTACCACGACGCGGTCCCGAGCACGAACGACCGGGCGCGCGAGCTCGCGGCGGAGGGCCGGGAGGACGTGGTCGTGCTGGCGGACGCCCAGACCGGAGGCCGGGGGCGGCTGGACCGGGAGTGGGCCTCGCCGTCCGGCGGCGTCTGGCTGTCCATCCTGGTGCGGCCGGACGTCCCGCCGGCCCACGCGCCCGCGTTCACGCTCGCGGCCGCCGTCGCGACCGCTCGCGCGGCCCGGGAGGCCGGCGCCGACGCCGTCATCAAGTGGCCCAACGACGTCCTCGTGGCCGGCGACAGCGGGGACGACGCGCCGACCGGCGAGCGCAAGCTCGCGGGGATCCTCACCGAGATGGAAGGGGAGGCCGACCGGATTTCGTGGCTGGTCGTCGGGGTCGGCGTGAACGCCAACGTCGACCCCGACGACCTGCCGCCCGGGCAGCCGGCGACGAGCCTGCGCGCCGAGGTCGGCGACGTGGACCGCCGGCTGTTCACCCAGCGGCTGCTCGAGGAGTTCCACGAGCTTCGCGGGGACCTGGCGGGAGTGGTCGACGCCTGGCGCGAGCACGCGGGTACGCTCGGGCGGCAGGTGCGCGTGGAGACGCCAGGCGGCGAGGTCGTCGGCGAGGCCGTCGACGTCCGGTTCCCGGGGGCGCTCGTCGTCGACACTGGCGAGGGTCGTGAGGAAGTCACGGCGGGAGACTGCGAGCACCTGCGGCCGCTGTGA
- a CDS encoding DUF3179 domain-containing protein has product MTRLTRRQALASLASLGAVTLAGCIEGAGGEAGDGSGATVPAADARLPLPMEPSALREAAVSGGPDKDGIPSIDDPSFIAPSEVSFLADGDPVFGVVRDGVAKAYPQKILVHHEIVNDDLAGDPVSVTYCPLTGTALGFDRGGTTFGVSGRLVNDNLIMYDRATETWWPQILATAIPGPWNADPQTRSLREFRLIWTTWGRWRDQHPETRVLSRETGHPRNYARDPYGSYNPRDGYYAGGAPLFPPLREDDRYGPKRVVMGARAPEGAVAFLKDSLREAGVLTGQLGDVPVLAVHDPRYDTGYVYRNPDEAAYEVVGGRVRGPTGESAFDRLPLDRVHTFDAMWFAWTGFYPETNVYE; this is encoded by the coding sequence ATGACCCGACTCACGCGGCGGCAGGCCCTCGCCTCGCTCGCCTCGCTCGGCGCGGTGACGCTCGCCGGCTGTATCGAGGGCGCCGGCGGCGAGGCCGGTGACGGGAGCGGAGCGACCGTCCCCGCGGCAGACGCCCGCCTGCCGCTCCCGATGGAGCCGTCGGCACTCCGGGAGGCGGCGGTTTCCGGCGGGCCGGACAAGGACGGCATCCCCTCCATCGACGACCCCTCCTTCATCGCCCCCTCCGAGGTCAGCTTTCTCGCCGACGGCGACCCGGTCTTCGGCGTCGTTCGGGACGGCGTGGCCAAGGCCTACCCACAGAAGATCCTCGTCCACCACGAGATCGTCAACGACGACCTCGCTGGCGACCCGGTCAGCGTGACCTACTGCCCGCTGACCGGGACCGCCCTCGGCTTCGACCGCGGCGGGACCACTTTCGGGGTGTCGGGCCGGCTGGTCAACGACAACCTCATCATGTACGACCGGGCGACCGAGACGTGGTGGCCCCAGATCCTCGCGACGGCGATTCCCGGTCCCTGGAACGCCGACCCACAGACCCGCTCGCTGCGGGAATTTCGCCTCATCTGGACGACCTGGGGACGCTGGCGCGACCAGCACCCCGAGACGCGGGTGCTCTCGCGGGAGACCGGCCACCCCCGCAACTACGCCCGCGACCCCTACGGCAGCTACAACCCCCGCGACGGCTACTACGCCGGCGGCGCCCCGCTCTTCCCGCCGCTGCGGGAGGACGACCGCTACGGCCCCAAGCGGGTGGTGATGGGCGCCCGGGCGCCCGAGGGTGCCGTCGCTTTCCTCAAAGACAGCCTGCGCGAGGCGGGCGTGCTGACGGGACAGCTCGGCGACGTGCCCGTACTCGCAGTCCACGACCCGCGCTACGACACCGGCTACGTCTACCGCAACCCCGACGAGGCGGCCTACGAGGTTGTCGGCGGCCGTGTCAGGGGACCGACCGGCGAGAGCGCCTTCGACCGGCTCCCGCTGGACCGCGTCCACACCTTCGACGCGATGTGGTTCGCGTGGACCGGCTTCTACCCGGAGACCAATGTCTACGAGTGA